A stretch of Diabrotica undecimpunctata isolate CICGRU unplaced genomic scaffold, icDiaUnde3 ctg00000568.1, whole genome shotgun sequence DNA encodes these proteins:
- the LOC140431139 gene encoding uncharacterized protein — MAFTNRTQRILAGCHPNLLLDFKANMPNLLGGTVEQSEIENVLVEDVPEIMQYGNEEMDLLKCSKNCSVNTDASSQILLDIPEIMHYEIEEIDTLKSSENCIVNKDAILSKEKEQETLHIPRVSNSNKNVKDVQNLVIEKTQNCSFASSTRSSSSSSNSSSSSSTSSSDSDSENEPFGSDDSVKDPPYIKSSSDSDDIDSSREAENINLSKNRKLLDPSKTEKKGKKRLRNPGLWQKNIAKQLRNSGQSYVGLISVKTENGSQKKIKEKRPKRMLKPPCGEKCKLQCSQKIDEQQRLNIFNDYWGLQDLEKQRHYISSNMQSINPRYKYSNAANPRNPNNAYSFIIDNKTVRVCKYFFLATLSINNRVIQTVLKKQKVCESGKIVETDKRGTHNNHYKVDEEIKSEIRSHINSIPRIDSHYCRSHTSKQYIEGNKTLADLHRDYLKSCEEKQRPAANYHMYRKIFEEEFNIAFYIPKKDQCDLCLQFKNSSIIEQQNILEKVAKKKIMTEILQKILK; from the exons ATGGCATTTACAAACCGAACCCAAAGGATACTTGCCGGGTGTCATCCTAATTTACTATTAGATTTCAAAGCGAATATGCCCAATTTGTTAGGTGGTACCGTCGAACAATCTGAAATTGAAAATGTATTGGTTGAAGACGTTCCAGAAATAATGCAATATGGGAACGAAGAAATGGATCTATTAAAGTGCAGTAAAAATTGCTCGGTCAATACTGATGCTAGCAGTCAAATATTATTAG ACATACCAGAAATAATGCACTATGAGATCGAAGAAATTGATACATTGAAAAGCAGTGAAAATTGCATAGTCAATAAAGATGCTATTCTTTCAAAGGAAAAAGAGCAAGAAACTTTACACATTCCAAGGGTGTCTAATTCAAACAAGAACGTTAAAG ATGTCCAGAATTTGGTTATAGAAAAAACACAAAACTGTTCATTTGCTTCATCTACCAGAAGTTCATCTTCGTCATCGAACTCTTCGTCAAGTTCATCAACAAGTAGTAGTGACTCAGATTCTGAAAATGAACCATTTGGATCTGATGACAGTGTTAAGGATCCACCCTATATTAAATCGTCATCAGATTCTGATGATATTGATTCAAGTAGAGAAGCAGAAAATATTAATCtgtcaaaaaatagaaaattacttGATCCgtccaaaacagaaaaaaaaggaaaaaaacgaTTGAGAAATCCAGGCTTATGGCAAAAAAATATAGCAAAACAGTTGAGAAATAGCGGCCAAAGTTATGTTGGCTTAATTAgtgtaaaaactgaaaatggtagtcagaaaaaaattaaagaaaaacgcCCAAAAAGAATGCTTAAACCACCATGTGGTGAAAAGTGTAAACTACAATGttcacaaaaaatagatgaacAGCAGCGATTAAATATTTTCAATGATTACTGGGGATTACAAGATTTAGAGAAACAAAGGCATTATATTTCATCGAATATGCAAAGTATAAACCCGAGGTACAAATACAGTAATGCAGCTAATCCAAGAAATCCTAATAATGCATACTCTTTTATCATCGATAATAAAACTGTACGTGTTTGCAAGTATTTTTTTTTAGCTACACTGTCAATCAACAATAGAGTCATTCAAACCGTTTTAAAGAAGCAAAAAGTTTGCGAAAGTGGAAAAATTGTTGAAACTGATAAGCGCGGTACACATAACAACCACTATAAAGTAGACGAAGAAATAAAAAGTGAAATAAGAAGCCACATAAATTCGATACCTCGAATAGATAGTCATTACTGTAGATCGCATACTTCCAAACAATATATTGAAGGAAACAAAACTCTTGCAGATCTACATCGTGACTATCTTAAAAGTTGCGAAGAAAAACAACGACCAGCGGCAAACTATCACATGTACAGAAAAATTTTTGAGGAAGAATTTAACATTGCCTTTTATATACCCAAAAAAGATCAATGCGACCTTTGTTTGCAATTTAAAAATTCCTCTATTATTGAACagcaaaatattttagaaaaagtcgcaaagaaaaagataatgacAGAAATACTACAGAAAATACTAAAGTAA